CCTTGTTGCTGATCGCGTTCAGCCGCGTACTCCACAAGCCTTCCGTTCTCCAGAAGAGCCATTCGGGTAATGTGCTGCGTGCAGTGAACGATCATCTGTTTCATGGCTTCACCTCTGGTTTCGTTCATTCATTCATCCCTTCTCACGCTCTGCATAAATACACTACATTCCGAAGTAGGTAGATATTAAGCGCTGTTCCGGCACAACAGCAACAACATTTCCTTCGCCGTTTAATACATAGATAAAATGATATTGATTACGTTTAAATAGACGCAATATAGCATCTAAAGGTTTCGCAGATAAGGCAACAATTGGACGAGCCACACTTCCTGTCCGCAAATGATACTCATAAACCGCCTCCCTATTCATCAAAAATGCAACAAATCGGTACGGTAAATTCCGATGATCCGTGAGATTTGAATACAATAAAAAAGCACCGATCATAACCATGTTCAGCCTCAAGCCTCCACCTGCTCCAAGAGGCAATAGCGCATAAACAATCACAAAAATGCTTGCAGCAACGCTCACTCGTCCGCTCCATAGCAAAGTATAGTAATAAGGAAGAAATAAACTAACTGTAGCCTGAAGTACTTTGCCTCCGTCAAGTGGCAGAACAGGCAAAAGATTAAAGAGCGCAATGATGGCATTAGCATTTATAAAATAGACTAAAAATTCCTGATTACCATAACCTGCTTGCTGAAGCCCAAGAGCCATAACAATCATGATGCCATTTTGCAGCGGACCGGCAAGTGCAATACCAATCTCACGACTAGCGGTGAGCCGCCCATGATCCTCAATAACCGCAACTCCGCCAAACGGAAGAAGCTGAACCGATTTGACTGTAACACCAACTAAAAGGGCAGCCACCACATGTCCCATTTCATGAATGAGGACGATCGTAAATAAAGTTAGCAACTCCAGAAATTGTCCTGTGAGTACAGAGAACAACATAATGATTACGAACAATGGATGTAGTGACAGATCGATCCCTAAGATCCTAATCAAACGATACCACTTCTGTAGGATCAATATAAGTCTTGTCTTTCATCACTGCAAAGAATAGCGTTGGAGCTGAGGAGCCCTCTTTCTCCAGCATCCACCCGAGTTCATCTCCACTCTGAATCCAGTCATCAATCTCCAGCTTAGTGCCATTTAAATGTCCGTATTCTGCTGTGATTCCT
This genomic stretch from Paenibacillus sp. FSL H7-0737 harbors:
- a CDS encoding M50 family metallopeptidase encodes the protein MIRILGIDLSLHPLFVIIMLFSVLTGQFLELLTLFTIVLIHEMGHVVAALLVGVTVKSVQLLPFGGVAVIEDHGRLTASREIGIALAGPLQNGIMIVMALGLQQAGYGNQEFLVYFINANAIIALFNLLPVLPLDGGKVLQATVSLFLPYYYTLLWSGRVSVAASIFVIVYALLPLGAGGGLRLNMVMIGAFLLYSNLTDHRNLPYRFVAFLMNREAVYEYHLRTGSVARPIVALSAKPLDAILRLFKRNQYHFIYVLNGEGNVVAVVPEQRLISTYFGM